In one window of Candidatus Fonsibacter ubiquis DNA:
- a CDS encoding uracil-DNA glycosylase has translation MDKDKELSKLKKKILKLNKNFPKKNLVFADGNKNSQVMIIGEAPGKTEDKLKKPFVGRAGKLLDELLNRIHLDRTKVYITNVVNYRPDKNRKPTPEEINEFKRLLLKHIEIISPKCILLLGATAAAAVLNHIGPLSEVRGKWKNIKIINSYFDILTTFHPAFLLRQPARKKSTLEDLYEFKRKLSS, from the coding sequence ATGGATAAAGATAAAGAATTATCCAAATTAAAAAAAAAAATATTAAAACTTAATAAGAATTTTCCAAAAAAAAATTTGGTATTTGCAGACGGCAATAAAAATTCACAGGTAATGATAATAGGAGAGGCTCCCGGAAAAACAGAGGATAAATTAAAAAAACCTTTTGTCGGAAGAGCAGGTAAACTTTTAGATGAGCTTCTTAACCGTATTCATCTTGATCGTACAAAGGTTTATATTACAAATGTTGTAAATTATAGACCCGATAAGAATAGAAAACCCACACCCGAGGAAATAAATGAATTTAAAAGATTATTGTTAAAACACATAGAGATTATAAGTCCTAAATGCATTTTATTACTTGGAGCGACAGCAGCAGCAGCAGTCCTAAATCACATTGGTCCGTTAAGTGAAGTAAGAGGTAAGTGGAAAAATATAAAAATTATTAATTCTTATTTTGATATTTTAACTACTTTTCATCCTGCATTTTTATTAAGACAGCCTGCTCGAAAAAAATCTACATTGGAAGATTTATATGAGTTTAAAAGAAAATTAAGTAGTTAA
- a CDS encoding NAD(P)H-hydrate dehydratase: MILNSIEIKAVEKEEFKLRKNSFSLMQSAGERCSDYISSKISKNDEILVICGPGNNGGDGFIIGNCLINKGYKVKIFLILPIKNKKKDNYKAFNKLNCEVFCLKDLHKELKRKTRPIIIDCIFGVGLNRKLNSNIINTIKAINKKKTIVFSIDIPTGINSDNGKVMGEAIKANFTLALHCKKLGHILFPGTYFSGLIKILNIGIKKSLNKFVNNKIQENNPSLWINKKFPWKKYNSHKYSRGRAYVYGSLKNYIGASLLSSSAAIRCGVGSVTVIANKDTIDKYNQKFFSLLKIEINSIDELKFFLKKNIITSLLIGPGAGVNQKTIENTKLISKFVNNMVIDADALTSFSKNPKQLFLILDKNKIITPHEGEFNRIFPDFKNINNKIEKTLKASKKANCVLVLKGPDTIIASPDGKVCVNTVSTEELAVIGTGDVLSGIIVSLIGKNKMSAFNGACAGVWLHSYAAKFSKKGLIAEDIIKNLPKALEYLDKKYN; this comes from the coding sequence ATGATTTTAAACTCGATAGAAATTAAAGCTGTTGAGAAAGAAGAATTTAAACTTAGAAAAAATTCATTCTCTTTAATGCAATCAGCGGGAGAAAGATGCTCAGATTATATATCATCAAAGATTTCAAAAAATGATGAAATATTAGTCATTTGTGGTCCAGGTAATAATGGAGGTGATGGATTTATAATTGGTAATTGTCTTATTAATAAAGGTTATAAAGTTAAGATTTTTCTAATATTACCAATAAAGAATAAAAAAAAAGATAACTATAAAGCTTTCAATAAACTTAATTGTGAAGTTTTTTGTTTAAAAGATTTACATAAGGAACTTAAAAGAAAAACAAGACCTATTATTATCGACTGCATCTTTGGAGTTGGTTTAAATAGAAAGTTAAATTCTAATATTATAAATACAATAAAAGCGATTAATAAAAAGAAGACCATTGTATTTTCAATAGATATTCCAACAGGAATTAATAGTGATAATGGAAAAGTTATGGGAGAAGCTATTAAGGCTAACTTTACTTTAGCTCTTCATTGTAAAAAATTGGGGCATATACTTTTTCCTGGCACTTATTTTTCTGGCCTAATAAAGATTTTAAATATTGGAATTAAAAAATCTTTAAATAAATTTGTTAATAATAAAATTCAGGAAAATAATCCAAGTTTATGGATTAACAAAAAATTTCCCTGGAAGAAATATAACTCGCACAAGTATTCTAGGGGAAGAGCGTATGTTTATGGATCATTAAAAAATTATATAGGAGCATCTTTATTGTCATCAAGTGCAGCAATTCGTTGTGGAGTAGGATCTGTTACAGTAATTGCTAATAAAGACACTATAGATAAGTATAATCAAAAATTTTTTTCATTATTGAAGATTGAAATTAACTCCATAGATGAACTTAAATTTTTTTTAAAAAAGAATATAATTACCTCATTACTTATAGGACCAGGTGCTGGTGTTAATCAAAAAACTATTGAAAATACTAAGCTAATATCTAAGTTTGTTAATAATATGGTTATAGATGCAGATGCACTAACCTCATTCTCAAAAAACCCTAAACAATTATTTTTAATTTTGGATAAAAATAAAATTATTACACCTCACGAAGGAGAATTTAATAGAATTTTTCCAGACTTTAAAAATATTAACAATAAAATTGAAAAAACATTAAAAGCCTCAAAAAAAGCAAATTGTGTTTTGGTATTAAAAGGCCCAGATACAATTATAGCTTCCCCAGATGGAAAGGTTTGCGTAAATACTGTTTCAACTGAGGAATTAGCAGTGATTGGCACCGGAGATGTATTGAGTGGAATAATTGTAAGTTTAATAGGAAAAAATAAAATGTCAGCATTTAATGGAGCTTGCGCTGGGGTTTGGTTGCATTCTTATGCAGCAAAATTTTCTAAAAAAGGATTAATAGCTGAAGATATTATTAAAAATTTGCCCAAAGCATTAGAGTATCTAGATAAAAAGTATAATTAA
- the map gene encoding type I methionyl aminopeptidase → MKTKTEETSSIKIYSEDDFKGLKKAGSLAARTLEYIEKLIKPGVKTNFIDEVANKFLNDHGAFSAPLFYRGYTKSICTSINHVVCHGIPSDQTLKEGDIINIDITSILNGYYGDTSKTFSVGNVSIEAKKLIQLTYESMMEGIKILKPGITLGDIGFAIQSFAESNNCSVVRDFCGHGVGKTFHEEPNILHYGKKGEGLTIKKGMVFTIEPMINLGEYHTKVLSDGWTAVTKDKSLSAQFEHTVGIIDNGYEIFTL, encoded by the coding sequence ATGAAAACTAAAACAGAAGAAACTTCATCTATCAAAATATATAGCGAGGATGATTTTAAGGGTTTAAAAAAAGCAGGTAGCCTTGCTGCAAGGACATTAGAATATATTGAAAAACTCATTAAACCTGGAGTAAAAACTAATTTTATAGATGAGGTTGCAAATAAATTTCTAAACGACCATGGAGCTTTCTCTGCTCCTTTGTTTTATAGAGGTTATACAAAATCTATTTGCACCTCTATTAATCACGTTGTTTGCCATGGAATTCCAAGTGACCAAACTTTAAAAGAAGGAGATATTATTAATATTGATATTACATCAATTTTAAATGGCTACTATGGCGATACTAGTAAAACATTTTCTGTTGGAAATGTTTCTATAGAGGCTAAAAAATTAATACAACTAACCTACGAAAGTATGATGGAGGGTATTAAAATTTTAAAACCAGGCATTACTTTAGGTGACATTGGTTTTGCGATTCAATCCTTTGCCGAATCTAACAATTGCTCTGTTGTAAGAGATTTTTGCGGACATGGAGTTGGCAAAACTTTTCATGAAGAACCCAATATTTTACATTATGGAAAAAAAGGAGAAGGATTAACAATAAAAAAAGGTATGGTTTTTACAATCGAACCTATGATCAATTTAGGGGAATATCATACAAAAGTTTTATCTGATGGGTGGACAGCAGTTACAAAAGATAAATCTTTATCAGCACAATTTGAACACACAGTTGGTATAATTGATAATGGATACGAAATTTTTACTTTATAA
- a CDS encoding DNA gyrase/topoisomerase IV subunit B: MVKNSNYSAKDIEILEGLEPVRKRPGMYIGGTDETAFHHLATEIIDNSMDEVTAGYAKNIHVKLNKDKSLTVTDDGRGIPLDKHPKKNKTALEIVMTTLHSGGKFKEGTYSTSAGLHGVGLSVVNALSEKLKIEVFKNSTIFEQNYSKGKPLNKLSKKGKSKIKNGTQVTFIPDKEIFGKDLNFVPNKLYNLCKSKAYLVKGITIHWECDRTLINRKDDTPNSAKLFFPDGINEYLDSETKNFTKINDKICHHKNNFDDDKGKFEFAIQWHNEISEFKISFCNSVLTTNGGTHEQGFRTGVAKSIRKIAKFKNNKLVASATADEILSNASYILSVFINNPEFEGQTKSRLSSSYIQKYCDVSIAKSVEEWFNQHPKASNSILSFIEGKIREKNLLDQNLDVGRQSATRKIRLPGKLADCTSSKVEGTELFIVEGDSAGGSAKQARDRNFQAILPLRGKILNVKNSNTAKILANTEISNLLQALGCQRREKYVDKDLRYEKVIIMTDADVDGDHIASLLLTFFFCEMPNLIKNGHLYLAVPPLYKLNISNQIYYVRNDIEKDKLLKNLKKGSKIEISRFKGLGEMMAQQLKETTMDINTRSLIRVMVPTSDYKKTNKLISNIMGKNADLRLKFIEENAPKAKNLDL; encoded by the coding sequence GTGGTAAAAAATAGTAATTATTCTGCAAAAGATATTGAAATTCTAGAAGGTTTAGAACCTGTTAGAAAAAGACCAGGGATGTACATAGGTGGTACAGATGAGACTGCCTTTCATCACCTTGCGACCGAAATTATTGATAACTCTATGGATGAAGTTACGGCAGGATATGCAAAAAATATCCATGTAAAATTAAATAAAGATAAATCGTTAACAGTTACAGACGATGGTAGAGGAATCCCATTGGATAAACATCCAAAGAAAAATAAAACCGCACTTGAAATAGTAATGACAACGTTACATTCCGGTGGAAAATTTAAAGAAGGAACCTACTCTACCTCAGCTGGTTTGCATGGAGTGGGTCTTTCTGTTGTAAATGCATTATCTGAAAAACTAAAAATAGAGGTCTTTAAAAACTCCACTATATTTGAGCAGAATTATTCCAAAGGAAAACCTTTAAATAAATTATCTAAAAAAGGAAAATCTAAAATTAAAAATGGAACCCAAGTTACATTTATTCCTGATAAGGAAATTTTTGGAAAAGATCTAAATTTCGTTCCAAATAAATTATATAATCTTTGCAAAAGTAAGGCCTATTTAGTTAAAGGTATTACAATACATTGGGAATGCGATAGAACTTTAATAAATAGAAAAGACGACACCCCCAATAGCGCAAAACTTTTTTTTCCAGATGGTATTAATGAGTATTTAGATAGTGAAACTAAAAACTTTACAAAAATTAATGATAAAATATGTCATCATAAAAACAATTTTGATGATGATAAGGGAAAGTTTGAATTTGCAATTCAATGGCATAATGAAATATCAGAATTTAAAATTTCATTTTGTAACTCAGTATTAACTACTAATGGAGGAACACATGAACAAGGTTTTAGAACTGGAGTAGCAAAATCTATAAGAAAAATTGCAAAATTTAAAAATAATAAACTGGTGGCCAGTGCTACGGCCGACGAAATACTATCAAATGCAAGTTACATTCTATCTGTTTTTATTAATAATCCAGAATTTGAAGGACAAACTAAATCTAGACTATCCTCTTCTTATATTCAAAAATATTGCGATGTCTCCATAGCAAAATCTGTCGAGGAATGGTTTAATCAACATCCAAAAGCATCAAATTCAATTCTCTCTTTTATTGAAGGGAAAATAAGAGAAAAAAATTTATTAGATCAAAATCTTGACGTTGGAAGACAAAGTGCAACAAGAAAAATACGTTTGCCGGGAAAACTTGCGGACTGCACAAGTTCAAAAGTGGAAGGAACTGAATTATTTATAGTTGAGGGAGATTCTGCTGGAGGCTCAGCAAAACAAGCTCGTGATAGAAATTTTCAAGCAATTCTACCTTTAAGAGGAAAAATATTGAATGTAAAAAATTCTAATACAGCGAAGATATTAGCGAATACTGAAATATCAAATCTACTTCAAGCGCTAGGATGTCAAAGGAGAGAAAAGTACGTTGATAAAGATTTAAGATACGAAAAAGTAATTATTATGACTGATGCTGATGTTGATGGTGACCATATAGCAAGTTTACTTTTAACTTTCTTTTTCTGCGAAATGCCGAATTTAATTAAAAATGGACATTTGTATCTTGCTGTACCACCCCTTTATAAACTTAATATATCTAATCAAATTTATTATGTACGTAATGATATTGAAAAAGATAAATTATTAAAAAATCTAAAAAAAGGATCTAAAATAGAAATAAGTAGATTTAAAGGATTGGGCGAAATGATGGCTCAACAATTGAAAGAGACTACAATGGACATTAATACTCGATCCCTAATTAGAGTTATGGTTCCTACAAGCGATTATAAAAAAACAAATAAATTAATATCGAACATTATGGGAAAAAATGCAGATCTAAGACTAAAATTTATAGAGGAAAATGCTCCTAAAGCAAAAAACTTAGACTTATAA
- the glnA gene encoding type I glutamate--ammonia ligase yields the protein MSAASDILKLIKEKEIEFVDLRFTDPRGKLQHMTQDLTTIDEDFLNDGTFFDGSSIAGWKAINESDMILKPDLSRTFVDPFTSHNTLVIFCDVMDPIKKDFYERDPRSIAKKAEAYLKTTGIGDTIYFGPEPEFFIFDDVKISNTMQKVSFQVDSNEGPYNGDKEYPNGNMGHRPVVKGGYFPVPPVDSCQDLRAEALKAMKDMGVKVEKHHHEVAPSQHELGTMFDTMVRNADNMQIYKYAVQMVAHSFGKTATFMAKPIKGDNGSGMHCHQSIWKAGKPLFAGDKYAGLSQECLYYIGGIIKHAKALNAFTNSTTNSYKRLIPGFEAPVILAYSARNRSASCRIPFSSSPKGKRVEVRFPDAAGNPYLTFASMLMAGIDGIKNKIDPGKPFDKDLYTLSAEELKGVPQVCGSLREALENLDKDRAFLTSGGVFTDDQIDAYIELKMTEVYNMEHTPHPVEYQMYYSC from the coding sequence ATGAGCGCCGCATCAGACATACTAAAATTAATTAAAGAAAAGGAAATAGAGTTTGTAGATTTAAGATTTACAGACCCTAGAGGAAAGCTTCAGCATATGACTCAGGACTTAACAACAATTGATGAAGATTTTTTAAACGATGGAACTTTTTTTGATGGTTCATCAATTGCAGGCTGGAAAGCAATTAATGAGTCTGACATGATCTTAAAACCAGATTTATCAAGAACATTTGTTGATCCTTTTACCTCACATAATACTCTTGTTATTTTCTGCGATGTAATGGACCCTATAAAAAAAGATTTCTACGAGAGAGACCCTAGATCCATAGCAAAAAAAGCTGAAGCATATTTAAAAACAACTGGAATTGGTGACACTATTTATTTTGGGCCAGAGCCTGAGTTTTTTATATTTGATGATGTTAAAATATCGAACACTATGCAGAAAGTTTCATTTCAGGTGGACAGTAACGAAGGTCCTTATAACGGCGATAAAGAATATCCAAATGGGAACATGGGTCATAGACCAGTTGTCAAAGGTGGTTATTTTCCTGTACCTCCAGTTGATAGTTGCCAGGACTTAAGAGCAGAAGCTTTAAAAGCAATGAAAGATATGGGCGTTAAAGTTGAGAAACATCATCATGAAGTTGCCCCATCTCAACATGAATTAGGTACGATGTTTGATACAATGGTACGTAATGCAGATAATATGCAGATTTACAAATATGCGGTGCAGATGGTTGCTCACTCATTTGGAAAAACTGCAACCTTTATGGCAAAACCAATCAAAGGAGACAATGGATCAGGTATGCATTGTCACCAATCTATTTGGAAAGCTGGTAAACCACTTTTTGCTGGAGATAAATATGCAGGACTTTCACAAGAGTGTCTTTATTATATAGGCGGAATTATTAAACATGCAAAAGCTCTAAATGCTTTTACTAATTCAACTACTAACAGTTACAAAAGATTAATTCCTGGATTTGAAGCTCCAGTAATTCTTGCTTACTCTGCAAGAAATAGATCTGCTAGCTGCAGGATACCTTTTAGTTCTAGTCCAAAAGGAAAAAGAGTTGAGGTAAGATTCCCAGACGCTGCTGGAAATCCATATCTAACTTTTGCTTCTATGTTAATGGCTGGAATTGATGGAATTAAAAATAAAATTGATCCAGGAAAACCATTTGATAAAGACTTATATACCTTATCAGCAGAAGAACTTAAAGGTGTTCCTCAAGTTTGCGGTTCATTAAGAGAAGCTTTAGAGAACTTAGATAAAGATAGAGCTTTTTTAACTTCTGGTGGAGTATTCACTGATGATCAAATTGATGCCTACATCGAATTAAAGATGACTGAAGTGTACAATATGGAGCACACTCCTCACCCAGTTGAATATCAAATGTATTACAGCTGTTAA
- a CDS encoding competence/damage-inducible protein A, producing MSMRNEKRRFFAAILIIGDEILSGRTQDANTSFLAKWLNERGIQLKEVRIIPDQLRTIINNVNILRKKYDYVFTTGGIGPTHDDITALAISKVFKKRYEYNKEALKILETHYKNSYLNDARKKMAKMPRGAGLIYNPSSSAPGFYLKNVFVLPGVPVILQSMMHSIEQLIKGGQKVFSETVTGKMPESKIGEQFGKLQKKFKDLSLGSYPFFQAGKIGVALVIRGYSKKRILQCKKVLQNLVNKIEKF from the coding sequence ATGTCTATGCGTAATGAAAAAAGAAGATTTTTTGCTGCAATTTTAATTATAGGAGATGAAATCTTATCTGGCAGAACTCAAGACGCTAATACATCCTTTTTAGCAAAATGGTTAAATGAAAGAGGTATACAATTAAAAGAGGTCAGAATTATTCCAGATCAATTAAGAACTATAATAAATAACGTCAATATATTAAGAAAAAAATATGATTATGTTTTTACCACAGGTGGAATTGGACCTACACACGACGATATTACTGCCTTAGCAATCTCAAAAGTTTTTAAAAAAAGATATGAGTACAATAAAGAGGCGCTTAAAATTTTAGAAACTCATTACAAAAATTCCTATTTGAATGATGCAAGAAAAAAAATGGCAAAAATGCCAAGGGGGGCAGGATTAATTTATAATCCTTCCAGTTCAGCACCAGGTTTTTATCTAAAAAATGTTTTTGTATTACCAGGAGTTCCGGTGATTTTGCAATCGATGATGCATTCAATAGAACAGTTAATTAAAGGGGGGCAAAAAGTTTTTAGTGAAACTGTTACTGGAAAAATGCCCGAGAGTAAAATTGGTGAGCAATTTGGAAAGTTGCAAAAAAAATTTAAAGATTTAAGTCTCGGCAGTTATCCATTCTTTCAAGCAGGCAAGATTGGTGTCGCTTTGGTCATAAGGGGTTATTCAAAAAAAAGGATTTTACAATGTAAAAAAGTTTTACAAAACTTAGTTAATAAAATTGAAAAATTTTAA
- a CDS encoding DUF6111 family protein produces the protein MIRYIIIISAIILPFVIYYLLVRFTKKINKKFPIITLSFISLLLLICSLVYLRFTSAEPTGLKYIPPKYENNKVVPSKIK, from the coding sequence ATGATACGCTACATAATAATTATCAGCGCAATTATTCTTCCCTTTGTGATTTATTATTTACTTGTTCGTTTTACTAAAAAGATTAATAAAAAATTTCCAATAATTACTTTATCATTTATAAGCCTTTTATTGTTAATTTGTTCTTTAGTGTATTTGAGGTTTACAAGCGCAGAACCCACTGGTCTAAAATATATCCCACCAAAATATGAAAATAATAAGGTTGTACCCTCAAAAATAAAATAA
- a CDS encoding glutathione S-transferase, with amino-acid sequence MKFKLAIGDKIYSTWSLRPWLVLKYFNIPFDELKIKLRNKDTKKKILRISPSGKVPCLIYGKIKIWDSLSICEFLAEKFKNKNLWPKNNHDKILARNLSSEMHSGFANLRKNLSMNFLKKNLKFKKNRETLAEITRAKNIIENCLKKSKGPFMFKKFSIVDAMYAPVMFRFKIYNVKLSKLLERYLKTLLNMKEIKLWLLEARKELK; translated from the coding sequence ATGAAATTTAAACTTGCTATAGGTGACAAAATTTATTCTACATGGTCATTAAGACCGTGGTTAGTGTTAAAATATTTTAATATTCCATTTGATGAACTTAAAATTAAGCTAAGAAATAAAGATACTAAAAAAAAAATATTAAGAATTTCACCTTCAGGAAAGGTTCCTTGTTTAATTTACGGGAAGATAAAAATATGGGACTCTTTGTCAATTTGTGAATTTTTAGCAGAAAAATTTAAAAATAAAAATTTATGGCCAAAAAATAACCATGATAAAATATTGGCAAGAAACCTTTCTTCAGAAATGCATAGTGGTTTTGCTAATTTAAGAAAAAACTTAAGTATGAATTTTCTTAAAAAAAATCTTAAATTCAAAAAAAATAGAGAAACTTTAGCTGAAATAACTAGAGCAAAGAATATAATTGAAAATTGTTTAAAAAAATCTAAAGGACCATTTATGTTTAAAAAATTTTCTATTGTAGACGCTATGTATGCACCTGTAATGTTTAGATTTAAAATTTATAATGTAAAATTATCTAAATTATTAGAAAGATATCTTAAAACTTTATTAAATATGAAGGAAATTAAACTCTGGCTTTTAGAGGCAAGAAAGGAACTAAAATGA
- the purB gene encoding adenylosuccinate lyase, with amino-acid sequence MIQRYSREQITKIWQPENKYKIWLDIEIYAAEAMEKFKIIPKGIAKEIRKKAKINPDRIDQIEKRVKHDVIAFLTSITEKVGQKAKFLHQGMTSSDVLDTCFNIQLHQSGKIILKDLEDLLKILKTKSIKYKKTVCVGRSHGIHAEPVTFGLKLLTYYAEFKRNKKRMEQAINEISTCAISGAVGTFAHINPGIEQYVAKKLKFKIEPISTQVIPRDRHAYFFSVLAIIASSAERLATEIRHLQRTEVLEVEEFFSAGQKGSSAMPHKRNPVLSENITGLARLIRSYAYPALENVVLWHERDISHSSVERNIGPDATVTLDFVLTRLSRIIKNLIVYPKNMQKNLEKFNGLIFSQSVLLKLTQKGMTRELAYKVVQKNAMKTWSANESFFDNLNNDKQIKSKLSTEDLKKLFNMNSHLRYINTIYGRVFKS; translated from the coding sequence ATGATCCAGAGATATTCTCGCGAACAAATTACTAAAATCTGGCAACCTGAAAATAAATATAAAATTTGGTTAGACATTGAAATATATGCGGCTGAAGCAATGGAAAAATTTAAAATTATTCCAAAAGGCATTGCAAAAGAAATAAGAAAAAAAGCTAAAATTAATCCTGATAGAATTGATCAAATAGAAAAAAGAGTAAAACACGATGTTATTGCTTTTCTCACTTCGATTACAGAAAAAGTAGGACAAAAAGCAAAATTTCTACATCAGGGCATGACTTCCTCTGATGTACTAGATACTTGTTTTAATATTCAACTCCATCAATCTGGAAAAATTATTTTAAAAGACTTGGAGGATCTTTTAAAAATTTTAAAAACTAAATCTATAAAATATAAAAAAACAGTTTGTGTTGGTAGGAGTCATGGAATTCATGCTGAGCCTGTTACTTTTGGATTAAAACTGCTTACATATTATGCTGAGTTTAAAAGAAACAAAAAAAGAATGGAACAGGCTATCAATGAAATTTCAACATGCGCAATTTCTGGAGCTGTTGGAACTTTTGCTCACATCAATCCAGGAATTGAACAGTATGTTGCAAAAAAATTAAAATTTAAAATTGAACCCATTTCAACTCAAGTTATTCCAAGAGATCGCCATGCTTATTTTTTTAGCGTTCTTGCAATAATAGCATCTTCGGCTGAAAGATTAGCCACTGAAATAAGACACCTTCAAAGAACTGAAGTTTTAGAAGTTGAGGAGTTTTTTTCAGCTGGACAGAAGGGCTCATCAGCTATGCCACATAAAAGAAATCCAGTTTTATCTGAAAATATTACAGGACTTGCAAGGCTAATTAGAAGTTACGCTTATCCTGCATTGGAAAATGTAGTTTTGTGGCATGAGAGAGATATTAGCCATTCAAGTGTTGAAAGAAACATAGGGCCTGACGCAACAGTTACATTAGATTTTGTTTTAACAAGACTGAGTAGAATAATTAAAAATTTAATTGTTTACCCAAAAAATATGCAAAAAAATTTAGAAAAATTTAATGGACTTATTTTTTCTCAGAGTGTTTTGCTAAAACTAACCCAAAAAGGAATGACTAGAGAACTTGCTTATAAAGTTGTTCAAAAAAATGCTATGAAAACATGGTCGGCAAATGAAAGTTTCTTTGATAATTTAAATAATGATAAACAAATTAAATCTAAATTATCCACAGAAGATCTTAAAAAACTATTCAACATGAATTCCCATTTAAGATACATTAATACTATCTACGGAAGAGTATTTAAAAGCTGA
- the purC gene encoding phosphoribosylaminoimidazolesuccinocarboxamide synthase, with product MAKGKQIYEGKAKILYEGPEKGTLIQYFKDDATAFNNKKKAIIDGKGVLNNRISEFLLSQLNQIGIKTHFIKRLNMREQLIKSLEIIPIEVVIRNIAAGTFSNRLGISEGTDLSKPILEFYYKNDELGDPLVNEEHILALNWATQSELMHISEQALRINDFLVGLFRGIGIKLVDFKLEFGRQWNGDEVEIFLADEISPDTCRLWDVKDERKLDKDRFRRDLGGLVEAYQEVARRLGIMPEGSNIKEIKTGVSKNLTALKKK from the coding sequence ATGGCTAAAGGAAAACAAATTTACGAGGGAAAAGCTAAAATATTGTACGAAGGTCCTGAAAAAGGAACTTTGATTCAATATTTCAAAGACGATGCCACAGCCTTTAATAATAAAAAGAAAGCGATTATTGATGGCAAAGGTGTTTTAAATAATAGAATTTCAGAATTTTTATTATCCCAATTAAATCAAATAGGAATTAAAACGCATTTTATTAAAAGATTAAATATGCGCGAACAGCTCATTAAATCTTTAGAAATCATTCCTATTGAAGTTGTTATTAGAAATATAGCAGCTGGAACTTTTTCAAATAGACTTGGAATTAGTGAAGGAACAGATCTTAGTAAACCTATTTTAGAATTTTATTATAAAAATGATGAGCTTGGAGATCCATTAGTTAATGAGGAGCACATTCTTGCATTAAATTGGGCAACTCAAAGTGAATTAATGCACATCTCTGAACAGGCCTTAAGAATAAATGATTTTCTAGTGGGTTTATTTAGAGGAATTGGAATTAAGCTTGTTGATTTCAAATTAGAATTTGGAAGACAATGGAATGGTGATGAAGTTGAAATTTTTTTAGCTGATGAGATTAGTCCAGACACATGCAGATTATGGGATGTAAAAGATGAAAGAAAATTAGATAAAGATAGATTCAGAAGAGATCTTGGCGGGTTAGTCGAAGCTTATCAAGAAGTTGCCCGTAGACTTGGAATCATGCCAGAAGGTTCAAATATTAAAGAAATTAAAACAGGTGTCTCAAAAAATTTAACCGCATTAAAAAAAAAATAA
- the sfsA gene encoding DNA/RNA nuclease SfsA, producing the protein MKFDTSLIKTKFIKRYKRFFVDVSLNNQILTAHCPNSGSMLGLLNEGEVAWISQSKNKERKLKYTLEILEHNNQMIGINTHLTNKIVEEALIDKKIKELEKFNEIKREVKFNDATRFDFFISNKKDQAFVEVKNVTLKRNKDFAEFPDAPTARGQKHLLELISAKKKGYQAFLIFLIQREDCNSFKISKDIDKKYYENFIEAKKKGVNFLCYSSKVSNKEINLKKKIEIKFE; encoded by the coding sequence ATGAAATTTGACACCTCTTTAATTAAAACAAAATTCATAAAGAGATACAAAAGATTTTTTGTTGATGTGAGTTTAAATAATCAGATTCTAACCGCACATTGTCCTAATTCTGGATCTATGCTGGGACTATTGAACGAAGGTGAAGTGGCCTGGATTTCCCAATCAAAAAATAAAGAAAGAAAATTGAAATACACATTAGAGATATTAGAACATAACAATCAAATGATTGGCATTAATACTCATTTAACAAATAAAATAGTAGAGGAAGCCTTAATAGATAAAAAAATAAAAGAACTTGAAAAATTTAATGAAATTAAAAGAGAAGTAAAATTTAATGATGCTACTAGATTTGATTTTTTTATTTCAAATAAAAAAGATCAAGCATTTGTAGAGGTCAAAAACGTCACTTTAAAAAGAAACAAAGATTTTGCTGAGTTTCCAGATGCTCCAACCGCAAGAGGGCAAAAACATCTGCTAGAGCTAATCAGTGCTAAAAAAAAAGGGTATCAGGCTTTTTTGATTTTTCTAATACAAAGAGAAGACTGTAATTCTTTTAAGATATCTAAAGACATTGATAAAAAATACTATGAAAATTTTATAGAAGCCAAAAAAAAAGGTGTTAATTTTTTATGTTATTCAAGTAAAGTATCGAACAAAGAAATAAACCTTAAAAAAAAAATTGAGATAAAATTTGAATGA